A single genomic interval of Terriglobus albidus harbors:
- a CDS encoding alkaline phosphatase family protein: MMKKSWIVTALVCACLCSHVVAQQQKKRHVLVISLDGMGADYVVHADRYGLKIPTLRRFMKEGVYAEGVTGVNPVALAP, from the coding sequence ATGATGAAAAAGAGTTGGATCGTCACGGCGCTTGTCTGTGCTTGCCTTTGTTCGCATGTTGTTGCGCAGCAGCAGAAAAAGCGGCACGTCCTTGTGATCTCTCTTGATGGCATGGGGGCTGACTATGTGGTGCATGCAGATCGGTACGGTCTGAAGATTCCGACGCTGCGGCGGTTTATGAAGGAAGGTGTGTATGCGGAGGGAGTGACCGGCGTCAATCCCGTTGCACTTGCACCTTGA
- a CDS encoding response regulator: MNPIRVILIEDHFLARMALHSVLSTHPQIKVVGEASDGQQGIDLYHQLTPDVVLLDLRMPRMSGFEVLQHIRKDFPTARCIVLSAYRGSEDIYRAVRGGAMGYLTKDASGEEVTNAVLTVSRGLRYIPKEILHRLAERMPSVDLTPREGEVLTCITQGFSNREIAEELGIAEKTVRIHVSSILEKMGARDRTQATIYALQRGLVDLQ; the protein is encoded by the coding sequence ATGAATCCCATTCGCGTCATCCTGATTGAAGATCACTTCCTCGCCCGGATGGCGCTGCACTCTGTGCTCTCAACCCATCCCCAGATCAAGGTGGTGGGCGAGGCTAGCGATGGCCAGCAGGGGATCGACCTCTACCACCAGCTCACGCCGGATGTCGTTCTGCTCGATCTGCGAATGCCACGCATGAGCGGTTTCGAGGTGCTGCAGCATATCCGTAAGGACTTCCCCACCGCCCGATGTATCGTGCTCTCCGCCTATCGCGGCAGCGAGGATATCTACCGCGCCGTACGTGGCGGAGCCATGGGCTACCTCACCAAAGACGCCTCCGGAGAAGAGGTCACCAACGCCGTGCTGACCGTAAGCCGCGGCCTTCGGTACATCCCCAAAGAGATCCTTCACCGCCTGGCCGAGCGCATGCCCTCGGTCGATCTCACGCCCCGCGAAGGCGAAGTGCTGACCTGCATCACACAAGGCTTCTCCAACCGCGAGATCGCCGAAGAACTGGGAATCGCCGAAAAGACCGTCCGTATCCACGTCAGCTCGATCCTGGAAAAGATGGGCGCCCGCGACCGCACCCAGGCCACCATCTACGCCCTGCAGCGCGGTTTGGTCGACCTGCAATAG